The following are encoded together in the Streptomyces asoensis genome:
- a CDS encoding NUDIX hydrolase yields MRQKSRVAAYAVCVRDGQLLLARSPAPDGTPEWVLPGGGMEHGEDPLDTVVRELDEETGYRVEVTGLLGIDSSRHVFPRAGLRGPVDHHGIRIVYEGRITGGELRFEVGGSTDLAAWHDLDAVPALTRVRLVDTALAMWRERPADGRVSVPAPVAPAPPPSPPSPASGTAGPA; encoded by the coding sequence ATGCGCCAGAAGTCGAGAGTGGCGGCCTACGCCGTGTGCGTCCGTGACGGACAGCTCCTGCTCGCCCGGTCACCGGCTCCCGACGGCACCCCGGAGTGGGTGCTGCCCGGCGGCGGCATGGAGCACGGCGAGGATCCCCTCGACACCGTGGTGCGCGAACTGGACGAGGAGACCGGCTACCGCGTCGAGGTGACCGGTCTGCTCGGCATCGACTCCTCCCGCCACGTCTTTCCCCGTGCGGGACTGCGCGGCCCCGTGGACCATCACGGGATCCGCATCGTCTACGAGGGCCGGATCACCGGGGGCGAGCTGCGCTTCGAGGTCGGCGGTTCCACCGACCTGGCCGCCTGGCACGACCTCGACGCGGTGCCCGCGCTCACCCGGGTCCGGCTGGTGGACACCGCGCTGGCGATGTGGCGTGAACGGCCCGCCGACGGACGGGTGTCCGTGCCCGCGCCGGTCGCCCCCGCGCCACCGCCGTCACCCCCCTCACCCGCGTCGGGGACGGCCGGGCCGGCGTGA